AAATCACAATAATGTGCATTTTCCAATAGTTGTTCAAATACCActggttttaaataaattatatatgattacaataataaataattaattttaaagtttctaaaaaacaaaaatatttaaaaatgcaaaaaaaaaaaaaataggaactgtgtcacatattttttagaatGGTATTGCACAAGtagctactgattatttattttaaaaataccactATAAATAGTATTCAAAATAGGAGTCGAACATCCCAAAATgacttatcaaaaatatatattttcatacactatatgataataaaagttgaatagtaaatttaaactaaCCAGTTACATTTAATCATTCATTGTAAAAGTTTCGTTTAGAATACTATAAGTAAGTAACTGTTGAGATGATACGCACAAGTTGACGAACGGATTGAGACTGTCGCAATAAAcgcattataaatttatggatcaatacataaattattacaataatgagGAGTAATTTTCTATACAATCttctttttctattaaattgatttatacgatgttgaaaaatatacttatgaaTGCGAGACATTCGCTTctaggaaataattttttttctagcatGTAGCATCAAAAATTGCGTAGTAGAAAATTACTCAGTTGCAATTTGCTTATTATCATACAATTTACCTGCTTATGGATATATAAGGGCTttctatattataaatatgtctGCGAATAAAGTATCTGATTACACTACATACCgtgaaataactaaaaatttaatgacaataaGCGGCCTATGGCCttacgaaaattcaaatattttttaccggCTTATACCATATATCcaaataagtttaaatttaggAATGGCATTAGTGATACTTGGTTTTGTTCGTCaacattttacaaatattgcACTAGTAACGCGTGGCTTAAGTATTATGACAAGTTTTTTAACGGTTATCATAAAGGTAACAATCTATGGACACAAACGTATCTAAATGtaactaattattgatattgttAAAGGTAATTTGTATGTTGATAAATCAGAAAGATTTAGTGGAGTTACACAATAATCTTGATCCATACTTTAAtgaattactaaaaaattcaaagttatcGAAgcttattttgaaaaaagtcaaaatctTTAGACTTTTATCATtggctttaattttttgcgttcttttttctattatattttatgttgttaccccattaatttttataataaaacgtCATTATcatcaaatgaaaataacaaaataccCGCTGATTTATCCGAGCGGGTACCCCTGGAAAATAACATCAAGtggatttatttatcaaattcatttcgcttTTGAAACTCTTGCTTCATtagcattattttttgtaacaacAAGCATAGATTCTCTGTTCactctttatatatttcaaatgatCGGACAATTACGTGAAATTTCTTATTGCATCACTCATATTGACGAAgacgaaaatgaaaataaagacAGTGTAGTTCGTAAATGCGTCACTcagtatgaaaaattaatgagatGCCGTGAAATACTCGAGACAATTTATGGACCAGTGATTCTTTGGATTATGGGAACCAATGCTATTGTGCTTTGTACTCTATTATTTCAGATATCACAGGTATggaatatattgaaaataatggaataaatattctgttaataaaatatgagttTAAATTGAAAGATGGATAAGTAATTTTAGATGAAAAGTATATCTGTCATACgaggattattatttataacatatattgCTTTGAAAATGATTCAGACATTCATGTACGCTTGGAGTGGATCGAGTTTAACTGAAGAGGTAATTTtgaagaactaaaaaaaaattaatatttttaaccaaaacatttttttatcagagtgaaaattataaacatgCTGTTTATGCTGCCGATTGGTATGGAAATAAACGTCTTATGGACTCTGTAATTATCACACTTTCTCAGAAGCCATTGACTTTGACCGCTTGCAATTTTTCAGTTGTTTCTgttgatatttttgttatggtaattttttaaaattaaaatataaaaaaatttaaataaaatcatgtctACTTCCGCAGGTTCTTAATACAACggtgtcatatttttttctactacaAACACTTGATGAGTGATGATAATTGGAGTACACGGAGAgataattatagtaacagttacaatatattatgggaatggttcccatactgcatggtaactggtttttttgaaatgttgattataggaacggcacccatatatattatggtaaccattcctataattatggatataattcccatacggtatcggaatagttcctatggaattatggtaatggttactataatattaggggaatggttaccacaatattataagaatggttaccataatattatgggaatggttaccataatattatgggaatagttaccataatattatgggaatggttaccataatattataggaacagttaacataatattatgggaacggttaccataatattataggaacagttaccataatattatgggaatggttaccataatattatggaaatgattaccataatattatcggaattattaccataatattatgggaatggttaccattatattatgggaatagttaacataatattataggaacagttaccataatattatgggaatagttaccatactattatgggaatggttaccataatattataggaacagttaccataatattatgggaatggttaccataatattataggaacagttaccattatattatgggaatggttaccataatattatggaaatgattaccataatattatcggaattattaccataatattatgggaatggttaccataatattataggaatagttaccataatattataggaatggttaccataatattatgggtatggttaccataatatttagaaattataagaattttttttgtaataagcattttttttgtatatttaatctttttgtgaaactatattacaataaaatggtaaccattcccataatattatggtaactattcccataatattatggtaatcattcccataatattatggtaataattcccataatattatggtaaccattcccataatattatggtaaccattcccataatataatggtaactattcctataatattatggtaaccattcccataatattatggtaaccattcccataatgtatggtaatatttcccatacattatgggaatgattaccataatattatggtaacgattaccatatacgcttaggaactgttacaatgtggttataggattggttcctatttgcttatgggaactattcctatgagtatggtaatcattaccatgattctttcacatgcgatatgggaactgttaccataatgataggaattgttcccatacttatggaaaccttcccaaaaagtatgggtctatatcccataatccctagtaatcattaccataacggtatgggatgatatttcataaacgtactaggaatagttcctttaattttttctccgtgtattgTTTTATGATGCAGATCTTTACCTAGTTAACATATTGAACTTCTCagtattgaatatttatgtaattacatTTTTCTAACTAGTTTAAAGACAGGAAGTGTTTAAATaccaatttttgatttttaaatgcaaaaaatattttacatatttttttacaccatgAAAACTACTTTATGATTAGCTTGAAagtgttataaattttgaaagctTTGATTGAGAGAATGGTAAAAATCGAGAAAATCGggttatatatgttttttttttttttttttttttttttttttttttttttttttattattcaattctggtaatgaatttatgaaaaaaagcgAAAACTATACAAATATTTGACGATACTTGGACTGCATACAAAAAGTATAACTAACTAATATTCTACAATTTGTCATACATatgtcaaaaagaaaaattatttaaacgacttttttttcactaaaaatcactaattaagaataaaatacaTGTATTTACAATATCATAGAACTAGTTCAacaattaatggaaaaaaaaaatttaatgaacggAAATCATCTCACTACTCCccaatgttgaaaaaaatgaaattttgtaaattacttTACAACATTAAATTCCATAAAAAACGAgtagatattaattttcaaaaaatcaaaattgatataatttcaaagaaaaaactgcactagataaaaattaaaaaaatataaatttagacACATCgcacattaataaaaataataatacaattaaattaactagTGAATTCCAAAAGTATACTTTGGGTTTGATCAAATAAAAAGAGAATACTATTGATAAGCAAATGTTGAGATGATACGCACAAGTTGACGGACGGATTGTGACTGACGCAACAAAcgcattataaatttatggatcaataaataaactattgcaataataaaatatagttttctACACAAGCttctttttctattaaattggTATATACAATGTAAGAGAATATACTTATGCATAAGAGACATTTACGacgagaaaataattttttttttcctacatAGTAGCATGGGACATTGCGTAGTAGAAAATTACCCAGATGCAATTTGCTCATTATCATACAATTTACCTGCTTATGAATATACGAGGGATTTGTACACTGTAAATATGTCGGAAAACAAAGTCTCTGATTATATTATGTACCGTGaagttactaaaaaattaatgaccaTTATCGGACTATGGCCTTAcgaaaattcaagttttttttatcgactTGTTCCATACATTCAAATGGGTTTAAATTTAGGAATGGCATTAGCAATATTTGGTTTTGTTCTTGAACATTTTCCAAATATTGCTCTAGTTACTCGCGGTTTAAGTATTATGACAAgttttattactgttattttgAAGgtattgttttttctttaattaatacttcaatctattgaattaatattttatatatgtgtttAGGTTGCATGCTTAGTTATAAATCAAAAAGATTTAACGGAACTGCACACGAACCTCGACCCATACTTCaatagattattaaataactcaAAACTAACTAaacttattttgaaaaaagttaaaatatataaatttttatcatgggCATTAACATTTTGTGTTTTTACTTGTCTAGCAGCTTATGTTGTTGCTCCATTAGTTTtcgtaattaattgttattttaataaaacgaaaataacGAAATATCCATTGGTATACCCGAGTACGTATCCATGGAAAATAATATCTAATGGATTTGTGTACAAACTTCactttatttttgaaacacTTGCAACGTCAGCATTATTCTTTGTTACAACGAGTGTAGATTCTTTATTTACACTGTATGTTTTTCAAATGGC
The sequence above is drawn from the Microplitis demolitor isolate Queensland-Clemson2020A chromosome 3, iyMicDemo2.1a, whole genome shotgun sequence genome and encodes:
- the LOC103571545 gene encoding odorant receptor 4-like produces the protein MSANKVSDYTTYREITKNLMTISGLWPYENSNIFYRLIPYIQISLNLGMALVILGFVRQHFTNIALVTRGLSIMTSFLTVIIKVICMLINQKDLVELHNNLDPYFNELLKNSKLSKLILKKVKIFRLLSLALIFCVLFSIIFYVVTPLIFIIKRHYHQMKITKYPLIYPSGYPWKITSSGFIYQIHFAFETLASLALFFVTTSIDSLFTLYIFQMIGQLREISYCITHIDEDENENKDSVVRKCVTQYEKLMRCREILETIYGPVILWIMGTNAIVLCTLLFQISQMKSISVIRGLLFITYIALKMIQTFMYAWSGSSLTEESENYKHAVYAADWYGNKRLMDSVIITLSQKPLTLTACNFSVVSVDIFVMVLNTTVSYFFLLQTLDE